From one Desulfuromonas acetoxidans DSM 684 genomic stretch:
- a CDS encoding F0F1 ATP synthase subunit epsilon produces MADILKLEMVTPYKRVLSEEVDEIIAPGALGELGILPGHTPLLTTLKVGELTYRKGGAAFHVAVNWGYVEVEEGKVTILAETAEPADEIDLARAKAALGRAEDALKKLDPEDKQFRIMEAALERAMIRIQVAARKAR; encoded by the coding sequence ATGGCAGATATATTAAAACTGGAGATGGTCACTCCTTACAAGCGGGTTCTCTCCGAGGAAGTCGACGAGATTATTGCTCCCGGCGCCCTTGGTGAGCTGGGCATTCTGCCTGGCCATACCCCGTTGCTGACCACCCTGAAGGTTGGGGAACTGACCTATCGTAAGGGCGGTGCAGCGTTTCACGTGGCAGTCAACTGGGGCTACGTGGAAGTTGAGGAGGGTAAGGTAACAATTTTAGCTGAAACTGCCGAGCCGGCTGATGAGATTGATCTGGCTCGTGCTAAAGCTGCTTTGGGTCGTGCAGAAGATGCACTGAAAAAGCTTGATCCCGAAGATAAACAATTCCGGATTATGGAAGCCGCGCTTGAGCGCGCTATGATCCGTATCCAGGTTGCGGCGCGCAAAGCACGTTAA
- a CDS encoding ABC transporter permease, with protein sequence MTPLHRDDQGYCSWLPFVSLLKKEIHRFCRVYTQTLITPVIIASLYLFVFGATLGNRISVIDGFSYAQFVIPGLILMGVINNTFANSSSSLFMSRHLGHIVDLLVMPLSSLQIVAVYTLAAMVRGLVVGSVVCVISTFFAKLPWAHPFHALAMIVLCSFLFAQLGIIAGLFSDSFDGLAMYINFLLLPLIFLGGVFYPISILPPFWRQVSHINPLFYILDGFRHSLLGVGDLPLMGSFLFTTLLSLILFVASVMLIQRSSRFRT encoded by the coding sequence ATGACCCCGTTGCACCGTGATGATCAGGGCTACTGTTCGTGGCTGCCTTTTGTCTCTTTGCTAAAAAAAGAGATTCACCGTTTTTGTCGAGTTTATACCCAGACACTGATCACACCAGTGATCATTGCGTCACTTTATCTGTTTGTTTTCGGCGCCACCTTGGGTAATCGCATCTCTGTTATTGACGGCTTCAGTTATGCACAATTCGTCATTCCGGGTCTGATTCTGATGGGTGTTATCAACAACACCTTTGCCAACAGTTCGTCATCCCTGTTCATGTCGCGCCATCTCGGCCATATTGTCGATCTGCTGGTGATGCCCCTTTCGTCGCTACAGATCGTTGCTGTTTATACCCTTGCCGCCATGGTCCGCGGCCTGGTTGTCGGCTCCGTGGTATGCGTTATCTCAACTTTTTTTGCCAAACTGCCCTGGGCGCATCCATTTCATGCCCTGGCCATGATCGTGTTGTGCAGTTTTCTGTTTGCGCAGCTCGGCATCATTGCCGGCCTGTTTTCAGACAGCTTTGACGGCCTCGCCATGTACATCAATTTTCTGCTCTTACCGTTGATCTTTCTCGGTGGTGTGTTTTATCCGATCTCTATTCTGCCGCCTTTCTGGCGCCAGGTATCCCACATTAATCCGTTATTTTATATTCTCGACGGTTTTCGTCATTCCCTGCTCGGCGTCGGTGACTTGCCACTGATGGGATCGTTCCTTTTCACCACCCTGCTCAGTCTTATCCTGTTTGTTGCTTCGGTGATGCTGATTCAACGCAGCTCCCGTTTTCGTACATAA
- the atpG gene encoding ATP synthase F1 subunit gamma encodes MASLKDIKKRIGSVKNTQQITKAMKMVSAAKLRRAQDAVVAARPYADKMQDVLSSMAQRNAEASHPLLEEREKKRALIVIMTADRGLCGGFNSSIVKAAEAFIRNQAEGYEEYTLRIIGRKGNEGLKRRPGLVIDKVYENLTGNITYATASLIGSEIVDDYLEDKYDGVFMMYNRFISAISQEVTTTQLLPIVPEISEDEEPSYVADYIYEPSSVEVLSSILPKHIEVQLFRAMLESVASEHGARMSSMDSASKNASEMINKLTLQYNRARQAAITTELMEIISGAESIK; translated from the coding sequence ATGGCGAGTCTGAAGGACATAAAAAAACGGATTGGATCCGTAAAAAATACACAGCAGATCACCAAAGCCATGAAAATGGTTTCTGCTGCCAAGCTTCGCCGCGCTCAGGATGCCGTTGTGGCTGCCCGTCCTTACGCTGATAAAATGCAGGATGTTTTGTCCAGCATGGCTCAGCGTAATGCGGAGGCTTCCCACCCATTGCTCGAAGAACGTGAAAAAAAGCGTGCTTTGATTGTGATCATGACCGCCGACCGCGGTCTGTGTGGTGGATTCAACAGCAGCATTGTCAAGGCCGCAGAAGCGTTTATACGGAACCAGGCTGAAGGATATGAAGAATACACGTTACGAATTATCGGTCGTAAAGGGAACGAAGGTCTTAAGCGTCGTCCCGGCCTCGTAATCGATAAAGTGTATGAGAATCTGACCGGTAACATCACTTACGCCACGGCTTCATTGATCGGCAGCGAAATCGTTGACGACTACCTTGAGGACAAGTATGACGGCGTATTCATGATGTACAACCGATTCATCAGTGCAATTAGCCAGGAAGTAACCACAACACAGTTGTTGCCCATTGTTCCGGAAATTTCCGAGGATGAAGAGCCGAGCTATGTTGCCGATTACATCTATGAGCCGAGCAGTGTAGAGGTGCTCAGCTCCATTCTGCCCAAGCATATTGAAGTACAACTGTTCCGGGCCATGCTCGAATCAGTTGCTTCAGAGCATGGGGCACGTATGAGCAGCATGGACAGCGCAAGCAAGAATGCGTCCGAAATGATCAACAAACTGACATTGCAGTACAACCGTGCACGTCAGGCTGCCATTACGACAGAACTGATGGAAATTATTTCTGGTGCTGAATCAATTAAGTAA
- the atpD gene encoding F0F1 ATP synthase subunit beta: protein MDKGKIVQVIGPVVDVQFEAGKLPEIYHALKITNPALGEGELNLVVEVAQHLGENTVRAIAMDSTEGLVRGQEVLATGDQIVMPVGRKTLGRILNVVGEPVDEAGPVEADLQWGIHRPAPEFVNQSTKVESFETGIKVIDLLAPYARGGKIGLFGGAGVGKTVLIMELINNIAQQHGGFSVFAGVGERTREGNDLWEEMKESGVLDKAALVYGQMNEPPGARARVALSALTVAEYFRDEEGQDVLLFVDNIFRFTQAGSEVSALLGRIPSAVGYQPTLSTEMGELQERITTTDKGSITSVQAIYVPADDLTDPAPATAFAHLDATTVLSRQIAELGIYPAVDPLDSSSRILDPQVVGEEHYKLARDVQFVLQRYKDLQDIIAILGMDELSEDDKQVVARARKIQRFLSQPFHVAEVFTGSPGKYVELKDTIKGFQEILDGKHDDVPEQAFYLVGTIEEVLEKAKSMAA, encoded by the coding sequence ATGGATAAAGGTAAGATTGTACAGGTCATCGGTCCTGTCGTAGACGTTCAGTTTGAAGCGGGTAAGCTTCCTGAAATTTATCACGCCCTGAAAATTACCAACCCGGCGCTGGGTGAGGGTGAGTTGAATCTGGTTGTTGAGGTTGCTCAGCACCTGGGCGAAAACACCGTACGTGCTATCGCCATGGACTCAACCGAAGGTCTGGTTCGCGGTCAGGAAGTTCTGGCGACAGGTGATCAGATCGTTATGCCGGTTGGTCGTAAGACCCTCGGTCGCATCCTGAATGTTGTTGGTGAGCCGGTTGACGAAGCAGGCCCTGTTGAAGCCGACCTGCAGTGGGGCATCCACCGCCCGGCACCTGAGTTTGTTAACCAATCCACCAAAGTTGAGTCATTCGAAACCGGCATCAAGGTTATTGACCTGCTGGCACCTTATGCACGTGGTGGTAAAATCGGTCTGTTCGGCGGTGCGGGTGTTGGTAAAACCGTACTGATCATGGAGCTGATCAATAATATTGCCCAGCAACACGGTGGTTTCTCTGTATTCGCCGGTGTTGGTGAGCGGACCCGTGAAGGTAATGACCTTTGGGAAGAGATGAAAGAGTCCGGCGTTCTCGATAAAGCCGCTCTGGTTTACGGTCAGATGAATGAGCCTCCCGGAGCGCGTGCCCGTGTTGCTCTGTCGGCTCTGACGGTTGCTGAGTACTTCCGTGATGAGGAAGGTCAGGACGTTCTGCTGTTTGTTGATAATATTTTCCGCTTTACCCAGGCAGGCTCCGAGGTATCCGCACTTCTCGGCCGTATTCCTTCAGCGGTAGGTTACCAACCGACTCTGAGTACGGAAATGGGTGAGCTGCAAGAGCGTATCACCACCACCGATAAAGGTTCCATCACCTCGGTACAGGCCATCTACGTTCCTGCGGATGACTTGACTGACCCGGCTCCCGCAACGGCGTTTGCTCACTTGGACGCCACCACGGTTCTTTCTCGTCAGATTGCCGAGCTCGGCATCTACCCTGCGGTTGACCCGCTGGACTCCTCCAGCCGTATTCTCGATCCTCAGGTTGTTGGTGAAGAACACTACAAGCTGGCTCGTGATGTGCAGTTTGTTCTGCAACGCTACAAAGACCTTCAGGACATCATTGCTATCCTCGGTATGGACGAGCTGTCTGAAGATGATAAGCAGGTTGTTGCCCGTGCCCGTAAGATTCAGCGCTTCCTGTCTCAGCCGTTCCACGTTGCTGAGGTCTTCACCGGTTCCCCCGGTAAATACGTTGAGCTGAAAGACACCATTAAAGGCTTCCAGGAAATCCTTGACGGCAAGCATGATGATGTTCCTGAGCAGGCTTTCTACCTCGTTGGTACCATCGAAGAGGTTTTGGAAAAAGCCAAATCAATGGCAGCTTAA
- a CDS encoding ABC transporter ATP-binding protein, with protein sequence MSFALNIEHLNKSFGSHAAVKDLSLSVERGEIFGLLGPNGAGKSTTINMICGVSRIDSGTVSVFGHDSQKHCQHARRLTGVMHQEVVTDAFFTIDKALKMHPGFFGVKSDPDWRQLLIERLDLSEHLHKPMNYLSGGMKRRFMLAKALIHKPRLLILDEPTAGVDIELRHTIWSFIREINQHDTTILLTTHYLEEAEQMCRRIAIMNSGQLIALDTTQALLNHLDTRQITLILDQPLNTVPHWLSVRSATLSPDGRQITVALTADETVCAFLQQCHTHALPVLDLETTSPNLEEVFLHLTRGDNSGEVLS encoded by the coding sequence ATGTCTTTTGCCCTGAACATTGAACATTTGAATAAATCGTTCGGCAGCCATGCCGCGGTTAAAGATCTGTCGTTGTCGGTTGAACGTGGTGAGATTTTTGGCTTACTCGGTCCAAATGGTGCCGGCAAAAGTACCACCATCAACATGATCTGTGGTGTTTCACGTATTGATTCGGGAACTGTATCCGTTTTTGGTCATGACAGCCAGAAACACTGCCAGCATGCTCGTCGCCTGACGGGCGTTATGCATCAGGAGGTAGTGACCGATGCTTTTTTCACCATTGACAAAGCCCTGAAAATGCATCCCGGTTTTTTCGGTGTTAAATCCGATCCGGACTGGCGACAGCTTCTCATTGAACGTCTTGATCTCTCTGAACATCTCCACAAGCCGATGAACTATCTTTCCGGTGGTATGAAGCGTCGTTTCATGTTGGCCAAAGCGTTGATTCATAAACCGCGCTTATTGATCCTCGACGAACCGACCGCCGGTGTTGACATTGAACTGCGCCATACCATCTGGTCGTTTATCCGTGAGATCAATCAGCATGATACAACCATCCTGCTGACCACCCATTACCTCGAAGAGGCTGAGCAGATGTGCCGGCGTATCGCCATTATGAACTCCGGACAACTGATCGCCCTCGACACCACTCAGGCCCTTCTCAACCATCTTGATACCCGACAGATCACGTTGATCCTCGATCAACCGCTGAACACAGTGCCGCACTGGCTGAGCGTGCGTTCTGCCACCCTGTCACCCGATGGACGCCAGATCACCGTAGCGCTTACAGCCGATGAGACCGTATGCGCCTTTCTTCAACAGTGCCATACTCATGCCCTGCCGGTTCTTGATCTTGAGACCACCTCCCCCAACCTTGAAGAGGTCTTTCTTCATCTGACCCGAGGCGACAACTCTGGCGAGGTGCTCTCATGA
- the queC gene encoding 7-cyano-7-deazaguanine synthase QueC has protein sequence MSKKAIVLYSGGLDSTTCLAWAKAQGMTPYALSFRYGQRHSIELEKAESFAPQMGAEQHLIVDIDLRKIGGSALTADIEVPKDRQIDEAIPVTYVPARNTIFLSYGLAWAEALGAFDIVIGVNALDYSGYPDCRPEFIEAYQNMANLATKAAVEGSGQYQIHTPLLHLSKADIIRMGTDLGVDYALTHSCYDPAPDGRACGRCDSCVLRLNGFAQAGQTDPVPYVEK, from the coding sequence ATGTCAAAAAAAGCCATTGTACTCTATAGCGGCGGGCTGGATTCAACCACATGCCTGGCCTGGGCCAAAGCCCAGGGGATGACACCATACGCCCTGAGTTTTCGCTATGGTCAACGCCACAGCATTGAATTGGAAAAAGCCGAATCCTTTGCCCCGCAGATGGGTGCCGAGCAGCATCTCATCGTGGACATTGATCTGCGTAAGATCGGCGGCAGCGCTTTAACCGCAGACATCGAGGTTCCCAAGGATCGGCAGATTGATGAAGCGATCCCGGTGACCTATGTTCCGGCACGCAACACGATTTTTCTCTCGTACGGGTTGGCATGGGCGGAAGCGCTTGGAGCGTTTGATATCGTTATCGGCGTGAATGCCCTGGATTATTCCGGTTATCCCGACTGTCGTCCCGAATTCATCGAGGCGTATCAGAACATGGCCAATCTGGCGACCAAAGCTGCCGTCGAAGGTTCGGGACAGTACCAGATTCATACGCCGCTGCTCCATCTGAGCAAAGCCGATATTATTCGCATGGGAACCGACCTTGGTGTTGATTATGCTCTGACCCATTCCTGCTATGATCCTGCACCGGATGGACGCGCCTGCGGTCGCTGCGATTCCTGCGTACTGCGACTCAATGGTTTTGCCCAGGCCGGTCAGACCGATCCGGTCCCTTACGTAGAGAAATGA
- a CDS encoding GntR family transcriptional regulator, with amino-acid sequence MKKKPIERHQTLREKILENIRDAILKGSLKAGERVSEPDLAERYGISRTPIREAFRQLESEGYLTVVPRKGAVVTALTERDVEEFYSIKSILEGYAARLAAEKLTDKDIDRLKTINTRLAKLASAGDVKTFFRVHNEFHEQFIRASGNEKLLELIQQLLKKFDRLRIASLSLPGRMEISVQEHEKIIDAFESHDGDTADRLVRKNAAYGGQVLLQSMTE; translated from the coding sequence ATGAAGAAAAAACCCATAGAAAGACACCAGACTCTGCGTGAAAAGATTCTGGAAAATATTCGCGATGCCATTTTGAAAGGAAGCCTCAAAGCCGGTGAGCGCGTTTCTGAGCCGGACCTTGCAGAACGTTACGGAATCAGTCGTACACCAATTCGCGAAGCGTTTCGTCAACTGGAATCTGAGGGCTATTTAACCGTAGTTCCGCGTAAGGGTGCTGTTGTCACTGCCCTGACCGAGCGCGATGTCGAGGAGTTTTACTCCATCAAGAGTATTCTCGAAGGGTATGCAGCGCGGCTGGCAGCGGAAAAACTTACCGATAAGGATATCGACCGGCTGAAAACGATTAATACCCGGTTGGCGAAACTGGCCAGCGCCGGAGATGTGAAAACATTTTTTCGTGTGCACAATGAGTTTCACGAGCAGTTTATCCGGGCGTCCGGTAATGAAAAGCTTCTGGAGCTGATTCAGCAGTTGTTGAAAAAATTTGACAGATTGCGGATCGCCTCCCTGTCTTTGCCGGGCCGGATGGAAATTTCGGTCCAGGAGCACGAAAAAATTATTGATGCCTTCGAAAGCCACGACGGCGATACTGCCGACCGTCTGGTGCGAAAAAATGCCGCTTATGGCGGACAGGTGTTGTTGCAGAGCATGACCGAATAA
- the atpA gene encoding F0F1 ATP synthase subunit alpha encodes MEIKAEEISAIIKKQIENFGREVEVSETGSIISVGDGIARIHGLDKAMSGELLEFPGGTMGMILNLEEDNVGAAILGDSEHIKEGDTVKRTEQIVRVPVGESLIGRVVNGIGIAIDGQGEIKSDNYGQVEVKAPGIVARKSVHEPMQTGLKAIDSMVPIGRGQRELIIGDRQTGKTAVAVDTIINQKGQDVVCIYVAIGQKRSTVAQVVDKLKQHGAMDYTIVVAATASDPAPLQFIAPYTGVTMGEYFRDNGKHALIIYDDLSKQAVAYRQLSLLLRRPPGREAFPGDVFYLHSRLLERAAKVNDDLGAGSLTALPIIETQAGDVSAYIPTNVISITDGQIFLETDLFYSGVRPAINVGLSVSRVGGSAQVKAMKQVAGTLRLALAQYREMAAFAQFGSDLDAATQKQLQRGERLVEILKQGQYQPLPVAKQVVAIYAANNGYVDDYPATAVGRYESELLAFIDSKHADLINDLTNKKAIDADLEGRLKAALEEFKGQFVA; translated from the coding sequence ATGGAAATCAAAGCAGAAGAAATCAGTGCGATCATTAAAAAGCAAATTGAAAACTTTGGTCGCGAAGTAGAGGTTAGTGAGACTGGCAGCATTATCTCCGTCGGTGACGGTATTGCACGTATTCATGGTCTGGATAAAGCCATGTCCGGTGAGCTTCTTGAGTTCCCTGGCGGCACCATGGGTATGATATTGAACCTTGAGGAAGATAACGTTGGTGCTGCGATTCTGGGCGACTCTGAGCATATCAAAGAGGGTGACACGGTTAAGCGTACTGAGCAGATCGTACGTGTCCCTGTTGGCGAGTCTCTGATTGGCCGTGTCGTTAACGGTATCGGTATTGCCATCGACGGTCAAGGCGAGATCAAATCCGACAACTATGGCCAAGTGGAAGTAAAAGCTCCGGGTATTGTTGCTCGTAAATCAGTGCACGAGCCGATGCAGACCGGTCTCAAAGCGATCGACTCCATGGTTCCCATCGGTCGTGGCCAGCGCGAGCTGATCATCGGTGACCGCCAAACCGGTAAAACAGCTGTTGCGGTTGATACCATCATCAACCAAAAAGGCCAGGACGTTGTCTGTATCTACGTCGCAATCGGTCAGAAACGTTCCACGGTTGCCCAGGTTGTTGACAAACTGAAGCAGCACGGTGCCATGGATTATACCATCGTCGTTGCGGCAACGGCATCTGACCCGGCACCCCTGCAGTTTATTGCACCGTACACCGGTGTTACCATGGGTGAGTACTTCCGTGACAACGGTAAGCACGCTCTGATTATTTATGATGATCTGTCCAAGCAAGCCGTTGCTTATCGTCAGCTCTCCCTGCTGCTGCGTCGTCCGCCGGGACGTGAGGCATTCCCCGGTGACGTTTTCTACCTGCACAGCCGGTTGCTCGAGCGTGCGGCAAAAGTCAATGATGACCTCGGTGCTGGTTCTCTGACTGCGCTGCCGATCATCGAAACACAAGCTGGTGACGTTTCCGCGTACATCCCGACCAACGTCATTTCGATTACTGACGGTCAGATCTTCCTCGAAACCGACCTGTTCTACTCCGGTGTTCGCCCGGCGATCAACGTTGGTCTGTCGGTATCCCGTGTTGGTGGTAGCGCCCAGGTTAAAGCGATGAAACAAGTTGCCGGTACCCTGCGTCTGGCACTGGCTCAGTATCGTGAGATGGCCGCGTTTGCTCAGTTCGGTTCCGACCTTGATGCTGCTACCCAGAAGCAGCTGCAACGTGGTGAGCGCTTGGTAGAAATCCTCAAGCAGGGCCAGTATCAGCCTCTGCCGGTTGCTAAGCAGGTTGTTGCGATCTACGCGGCTAACAACGGTTACGTTGATGATTACCCGGCAACGGCTGTCGGCCGTTACGAGTCGGAGCTGCTGGCGTTCATTGACAGTAAGCACGCTGATCTCATCAATGACCTGACCAATAAAAAAGCTATTGATGCGGATCTTGAAGGTCGCCTCAAAGCAGCTCTCGAAGAGTTCAAAGGTCAGTTCGTAGCCTAG
- a CDS encoding potassium channel family protein encodes MNSIRNVIVSLTALVTILIIGTIGYRHIQGWSLIDSFYMTVITVATVGFREVHELSNQGQLFTIFIIICGTGLVAYAAASVIQLMVEGQLRQILGRKKLLQQISKLENHYIVCGYGRIGNFICRELAAKPVAFVVVESDNELCGKMNEEGTLHVNGDATDDEVLINAGITRAKGLITAVTSDTANVYITLTARGLNPDLFILARSGEKSTEKKLLRAGASKVISPYTIGANRMAQAVLRPSVMDFIEIATAHQNLELQIEEIRINTGSDLVNRTLMSSDIRKQLGIIIVAIKKRHHEQMLFNPPSDALMEEGDILITLGEPVSIQHLERRASGSAV; translated from the coding sequence ATGAATTCAATTCGTAACGTTATTGTTTCCCTGACCGCGCTGGTGACCATTCTCATCATTGGCACTATCGGCTATCGCCATATTCAAGGCTGGTCACTGATAGATTCGTTTTATATGACGGTCATCACAGTCGCGACTGTTGGGTTTCGTGAGGTTCACGAACTCAGTAATCAGGGGCAACTTTTTACTATTTTCATTATTATCTGTGGTACAGGCCTTGTCGCCTATGCCGCGGCCAGCGTTATTCAGCTGATGGTTGAAGGTCAGTTGCGCCAGATCTTGGGGAGGAAAAAATTGCTACAACAGATTTCCAAGCTGGAAAATCACTACATTGTTTGCGGCTATGGACGCATCGGGAATTTTATCTGCCGTGAACTTGCCGCCAAACCGGTTGCGTTTGTCGTTGTTGAAAGCGATAACGAGTTATGCGGCAAGATGAATGAGGAGGGAACGCTGCACGTCAACGGTGATGCCACTGATGACGAGGTCTTGATCAATGCCGGGATTACCCGTGCAAAAGGGTTGATCACCGCGGTAACATCCGATACGGCCAATGTCTATATCACCCTCACCGCTCGCGGCCTGAATCCCGACCTTTTCATCCTGGCCCGTTCCGGAGAGAAATCAACCGAGAAAAAGCTGCTACGCGCCGGAGCGAGCAAAGTGATATCACCCTATACCATTGGTGCCAACCGCATGGCTCAAGCTGTTTTACGTCCCTCTGTGATGGATTTTATTGAGATAGCGACCGCGCATCAAAACCTTGAGTTACAGATCGAAGAGATCCGCATTAATACCGGATCCGATCTGGTTAATCGTACCTTGATGAGCTCAGATATCCGCAAGCAGCTTGGCATTATTATCGTCGCCATTAAAAAGCGTCACCATGAGCAGATGCTGTTCAATCCACCGTCCGATGCTCTGATGGAAGAAGGTGATATTCTCATCACACTTGGTGAACCGGTCTCGATTCAGCATCTTGAACGCCGCGCTTCAGGAAGCGCGGTTTAA